In Gemmatimonadota bacterium, the following proteins share a genomic window:
- a CDS encoding lysylphosphatidylglycerol synthase transmembrane domain-containing protein → MKPGRPPDPLPGATPRRLVLGFLLVVVLGAAGLAGAVFLRGGVVALQAPSPAVPAYLALAFVLVLADWTLGALRLHVLAAPIAPRVRLAACLRANLANACLAGLTPGQAGGGAAQLFVLHRAGLPLAGGVAVASVNFLASAMVLAIAGGAFALALPESLPGWMGAALRGALGVFVAVVAVGTVLLATGARTGRPPGASPPARRFHRALAAARALLCRVSADVRTMFRQHPARVAAVLPLSAAVFAAKLATAWAVFRAFQPDGHTAELLATQVLLALALLFAPTPGGAGAAEVSAAAFMASFLPAGETVAFLAWWRLASLYLPAAVGGVLLVRTVRSRPLDTREGHA, encoded by the coding sequence GTGAAACCCGGCAGGCCGCCGGACCCGCTCCCGGGGGCGACGCCGCGCCGTCTGGTGCTGGGGTTTCTGCTTGTCGTCGTGCTGGGTGCGGCGGGACTCGCGGGTGCGGTCTTCCTGCGCGGTGGAGTGGTCGCGCTTCAGGCGCCTTCGCCCGCCGTCCCGGCATATCTCGCGCTGGCGTTCGTCCTGGTCCTTGCCGACTGGACCCTGGGTGCGCTTCGCCTGCATGTTCTCGCCGCCCCGATCGCGCCCCGCGTGAGGCTGGCCGCCTGCCTTCGCGCGAACCTCGCGAACGCGTGTCTGGCCGGGCTCACCCCCGGGCAGGCGGGTGGCGGGGCGGCGCAGCTCTTTGTGCTGCACCGCGCGGGGCTGCCGCTGGCCGGAGGTGTCGCGGTCGCGTCAGTGAACTTTCTCGCCAGCGCGATGGTGCTGGCAATCGCCGGAGGCGCGTTCGCACTGGCGCTTCCCGAAAGTCTCCCCGGGTGGATGGGTGCCGCGCTTCGCGGCGCGCTCGGTGTGTTCGTGGCGGTCGTGGCCGTCGGCACGGTCCTTCTTGCGACGGGCGCGCGTACCGGACGGCCGCCGGGCGCTTCCCCGCCCGCCCGACGCTTTCACCGTGCACTGGCCGCCGCACGCGCTCTCCTGTGTCGCGTTTCTGCCGATGTTCGCACGATGTTCCGCCAGCATCCCGCACGGGTCGCCGCTGTGCTTCCGCTCTCGGCCGCGGTCTTCGCCGCGAAGCTGGCCACCGCCTGGGCCGTGTTCCGTGCATTCCAGCCCGATGGCCACACGGCGGAACTTCTCGCAACACAGGTGCTTCTGGCTCTTGCGCTGCTCTTCGCGCCGACCCCCGGCGGTGCGGGTGCGGCCGAAGTCTCCGCAGCGGCATTCATGGCGTCCTTCCTCCCGGCCGGGGAGACCGTTGCCTTCCTCGCGTGGTGGCGGCTGGCCAGCCTCTATCTTCCGGCTGCCGTCGGCGGCGTCCTTCTCGTTCGCACCGTTCGCTCTCGTCCGCTTGACACCCGCGAAGGCCACGCC
- a CDS encoding CRTAC1 family protein, with amino-acid sequence MTLLCALLAILAFSTAAAEPVFRDATAASGLRFTHSNGATGDKPYQEVMGSGVCVLDYDGDGLLDIYFVSSVGQSRLFRNLGDLHFRDVTAEAGVGDAGYGMGATAADIDNDGDADLFVTAWGPNRLFVNRGDGTFAEEAAVRGLDDPRWGAGATFFDADLDGLPDLYLANYVAVADPDTNECYGVHGVLRIYCLPGLYPRQTDVFYRNAGEGRFVDATESAGFSGVAGRGLGCLAADLDDDGLVDVYVANDMDPNFFFRNLGGGAFEESGMFSGTAYSEEGMEQAGMGVAAADYDADGRMDLVVTNFQNEPNTLYRDDGGGFFLERSAVAGIGSPSLPRMGWGIGFLDFDLDGRLDLFVSNGHVEPDIAEVDQAATWKQPDLLFHAQPDGTFREVAAEYAPVLETPRAGRGVAFADLDNDGDTDILLNSQNGPAVLLENTGPGSLRWIGFRITGRESGRDGLGARVTLHAGGAVRIADVQAGGSYLSGNDPRVLFGLGDAQPDSVVVRWPGGRRQASVRPEAGRYHEIMEGGE; translated from the coding sequence ATGACTCTCCTGTGCGCGCTCCTTGCCATTCTTGCGTTCTCGACGGCCGCCGCCGAGCCGGTCTTCCGTGATGCCACGGCTGCGTCCGGTCTGCGATTCACGCACTCCAACGGCGCGACCGGCGACAAACCCTATCAGGAAGTCATGGGTTCCGGCGTCTGCGTTCTGGACTACGACGGCGACGGGCTCCTGGACATCTACTTCGTTTCAAGCGTCGGGCAAAGCCGTCTCTTCCGAAACCTCGGAGACCTTCACTTTCGCGATGTGACGGCTGAGGCAGGCGTCGGAGATGCGGGCTACGGCATGGGAGCCACCGCCGCCGACATCGACAACGACGGGGACGCCGACCTCTTCGTCACAGCCTGGGGGCCGAACCGGCTGTTCGTGAATCGGGGGGACGGCACCTTTGCGGAGGAGGCCGCCGTGCGAGGACTGGACGATCCGCGCTGGGGTGCGGGGGCCACCTTCTTCGACGCCGACCTCGACGGTCTTCCCGATCTCTATCTGGCGAACTATGTCGCCGTCGCCGATCCGGACACGAACGAGTGCTACGGCGTTCACGGAGTGCTTCGCATTTACTGCCTTCCGGGTCTCTATCCGAGACAGACGGATGTGTTCTATCGCAACGCGGGCGAGGGGCGGTTCGTGGATGCCACGGAGTCCGCCGGCTTTTCGGGTGTGGCCGGCCGAGGCCTGGGGTGCCTGGCCGCCGATCTCGATGATGACGGGCTCGTGGATGTGTATGTCGCGAACGACATGGACCCCAACTTCTTCTTCCGCAATCTGGGTGGCGGTGCATTTGAAGAGTCGGGGATGTTCTCGGGAACGGCGTACAGCGAAGAGGGAATGGAACAGGCCGGGATGGGTGTCGCCGCTGCGGACTACGACGCGGACGGGCGGATGGATCTGGTCGTCACAAACTTCCAGAACGAGCCGAACACGCTCTACCGGGATGACGGCGGCGGGTTCTTTCTCGAACGCTCCGCGGTGGCCGGGATCGGTTCCCCGAGCCTCCCGCGCATGGGGTGGGGGATCGGCTTTCTGGACTTCGACCTGGACGGACGGCTGGACCTCTTTGTTTCCAACGGGCATGTAGAGCCCGACATCGCCGAAGTCGATCAGGCTGCCACCTGGAAACAGCCCGACCTCCTCTTTCACGCGCAGCCGGACGGGACTTTCCGTGAGGTCGCCGCCGAGTACGCGCCTGTTCTTGAAACGCCGCGGGCAGGGCGAGGCGTGGCGTTCGCGGATCTCGACAATGACGGAGACACCGACATTCTCCTCAACAGCCAGAACGGCCCCGCCGTCCTCCTGGAGAACACGGGGCCCGGGTCCCTGCGCTGGATCGGCTTCCGCATCACCGGCCGGGAATCCGGGCGCGACGGACTGGGCGCGCGCGTCACGCTCCACGCGGGGGGCGCGGTTCGCATCGCCGATGTGCAGGCGGGGGGGAGCTATCTCTCCGGGAACGACCCCAGGGTTCTCTTCGGACTGGGAGACGCGCAACCGGACTCCGTCGTGGTGAGGTGGCCCGGCGGGCGGCGTCAGGCGAGCGTCCGTCCGGAGGCGGGTCGCTATCACGAGATCATGGAAGGCGGAGAGTGA
- a CDS encoding acyl-CoA dehydratase activase: MAYAGGVDVGSTQTKAAIIDEDRNLVGRSLIDTGANVVSAAENAFQLALDDANIGEDEVEYIIGTGYGRYRVTFGNDQVTEISCHGRGAVHLFPKTRTVVDMGGQDTKAIRVNETGEIVDFCMNDKCAAGTGRFLGAAASALDIPLEKLGETALRSVKSTKISTTCTVFAESEVLSWLGKGKKIEDILWGVHKSIAIRSAGLLRRVGIEEEVTFTGGVTRNIGMVRAIEDKLETKLNISEDSHYIGALGASLFALDHILASRVPEANKEAAS; encoded by the coding sequence ATGGCTTACGCAGGGGGCGTGGATGTCGGTTCCACGCAGACGAAGGCGGCGATCATCGACGAGGACCGCAATCTTGTCGGGCGCTCGCTCATCGACACAGGGGCCAATGTGGTCTCCGCGGCAGAGAACGCGTTTCAGCTTGCGCTTGACGACGCGAACATCGGTGAAGACGAAGTGGAGTACATCATTGGCACCGGCTACGGGCGCTACCGAGTCACTTTCGGCAACGATCAGGTTACCGAAATCAGCTGTCACGGTCGCGGCGCGGTCCACCTCTTTCCCAAAACGCGCACCGTGGTCGACATGGGCGGGCAGGACACGAAGGCCATCCGCGTGAACGAGACGGGCGAAATCGTCGACTTCTGCATGAACGACAAGTGCGCCGCCGGGACCGGCCGATTCCTCGGTGCGGCAGCCAGCGCGCTCGACATCCCGCTGGAGAAGCTCGGCGAGACGGCGCTCCGTTCGGTCAAGTCCACAAAGATCAGCACCACCTGTACGGTGTTTGCGGAATCCGAAGTGCTGTCGTGGCTCGGGAAGGGGAAGAAGATCGAGGACATCCTCTGGGGCGTTCACAAGTCGATCGCCATTCGCTCCGCCGGGCTCCTTCGCCGTGTCGGGATCGAAGAGGAGGTGACTTTCACCGGGGGCGTGACTCGAAACATCGGCATGGTCCGGGCGATCGAGGACAAGCTGGAGACGAAGCTGAACATCAGCGAGGACTCGCACTACATCGGCGCGCTGGGGGCGTCGCTCTTTGCACTGGACCACATCCTCGCGAGCCGTGTTCCCGAGGCGAACAAGGAGGCTGCGTCATGA
- a CDS encoding acyl-CoA dehydratase activase, protein MTITAGLDVGSTYTKALLLDEKGEILHRAMKPTGFKLTQVSREVYETCLAEAGVTEEDITYVVATGIGRHQVDFRDLQVTDLTSSARGAARLFPGTRTVLDVGGQTMKASRLDETAKVHAFRLNDKCAAGTGAFLEKTARYMGYTTEEIGPLLQTSKEAVAISGVCAVFAESEVINHLSLGTPPSDIMQGAIESLTTRSVQLIKRVKAEPEFTLIGGIIRFSTMVAAVRDQLKAEVNVPDPEMVQFVSALGAAALGHRRLEKLAAEAADSPAEARSA, encoded by the coding sequence ATGACGATCACGGCGGGACTCGATGTCGGGTCCACCTACACAAAGGCGCTCCTTCTCGACGAAAAGGGAGAGATCCTGCACCGTGCGATGAAGCCGACCGGTTTCAAGCTGACGCAGGTTTCGCGTGAGGTGTATGAGACCTGTCTGGCGGAGGCTGGCGTCACGGAAGAGGACATCACCTATGTTGTCGCCACGGGAATCGGACGGCACCAGGTGGACTTTCGGGATCTCCAGGTGACCGACCTCACCTCCAGCGCACGCGGCGCGGCGCGTCTCTTCCCCGGCACGCGCACCGTGCTCGATGTCGGCGGGCAGACGATGAAGGCCAGCCGGCTGGACGAGACCGCGAAGGTCCACGCCTTCCGCCTCAACGACAAGTGCGCCGCCGGAACCGGCGCGTTCCTGGAAAAGACTGCCCGTTACATGGGTTACACCACCGAAGAGATCGGTCCGCTTCTCCAGACATCGAAGGAAGCGGTGGCCATCTCGGGCGTCTGCGCGGTCTTTGCGGAGTCGGAAGTGATCAACCATCTCTCGCTCGGCACGCCGCCCTCCGACATCATGCAGGGTGCCATTGAGTCGCTGACGACGCGCTCCGTGCAACTCATAAAGCGTGTCAAGGCGGAGCCGGAATTCACACTGATCGGCGGCATCATTCGCTTTTCGACGATGGTGGCCGCCGTTCGCGATCAACTGAAGGCCGAAGTCAATGTGCCGGATCCGGAGATGGTGCAGTTCGTCTCCGCGCTGGGTGCGGCGGCACTGGGGCATCGTCGACTGGAGAAGCTCGCGGCTGAGGCGGCCGACTCTCCGGCAGAGGCTCGAAGCGCGTGA